From a single Brassica napus cultivar Da-Ae chromosome C9, Da-Ae, whole genome shotgun sequence genomic region:
- the LOC106395641 gene encoding probable WRKY transcription factor 56, whose translation MEGVDDTNPTLTLEEGENNPFSSFDKTLMMMDPSLMFSSDMGPSSSCSPASFHMPAQPENFQHAEGGDAVEIGGLSDHNKNSKGKGKISSAMQRIAFHTRSDDDVLDDGYRWRKYGQKSVKNNAHPRSYYRCTYHTCNVKKQVQRLAKDPKVVVTTYEGVHNHPCEKLMETLSPLLRQLQFLTRVSDL comes from the exons ATGGAAGGGGTCGACGACACAAACCCGACGTTAACACTTGAAGAAGGCGAAAACaaccccttttcttcctttgataaaacattaatgATGATGGATCCTTCCCTAATGTTTTCCAGCGATATGGGGCCATCTTCATCTTGTTCTCCGGCCAGTTTTCATATGCCTGCTCAGCCAGAGAATTTTCAACATGCTGAAGGAGGAGACGCGGTGGAGATTGGAGGATTAAGTGATCATAATAAGAATAGTAAAGGGAAAGGGAAGATATCATCGGCGATGCAGAGGATTGCGTTTCATACGAGAAGTGATGATGATGTTCTTGATGATGGTTATAGGTGGCGAAAATATGGTCAGAAATCTGTCAAAAACAATGCTCATCCCAG AAGCTATTATAGATGCACCTACCATACATGCAACGTGAAGAAACAAGTGCAGAGATTGGCAAAAGATCCAAAAGTCGTCGTAACAACCTACGAAGGTGTTCATAATCATCCTTGTGAGAAGCTCATGGAGACTCTCAGTCCTCTCCTTAGGCAACTTCAATTCCTCACCAGAGTTTCTGATTTgtga
- the LOC125592470 gene encoding uncharacterized protein LOC125592470, with translation MSQRAKIHWLEVGDGNNKSFHRAAKVREIRNSIREIKRVDGSIADTQEDIKKEAVDHFYNFLNHVPLDYKEASVEELKSILNYECSDEDKSMLTRTVTAEEVKKILFSMAADKSPRPDGYTSEFFKAAWNIVGGDFIKAIQAFFDKGFLPKGINSTIMALIPKNNDAATMKDYRPISCCNVIYKVISKLLENRMKGMLPLFISLNQSAFVKDRLLIENVLLASELVKSYHKDSVIERCAVKIDVSKAFDSVQWSFLLSVLTALNFPERFIVWIKKCIEMASFSIQINGELAGYFNSKRGLRQGCSLSPYMFKRIGFHPYCKELSLTHMFLNISLEKSTLYLAGVKVEDSEALGLPLLTKRMNVQDYSPLISRVRNKISSWTVRHLSFAGRLQLIGSVLYSITNFWMSAFRLPSKCIQEINSICSAFLWSGPILSMQKAKIAWVDVCKPKNEGGLGLKNLSDANRVTCLKLTWRILSARSSLWVQWIWKYLIRKGSYWSVNENSALGSWMWKKLLKLRPLAMQLSRKDVNSGASTSFWFDRWSPLGNLIDLTEGRGTVELGIPLNSTVERAIQLYRVKRHRVSTLQLIDQKVVKLRNRGLSQMEDICLCKRENGE, from the exons ATGAGTCAACGGGCAAAAATTCATTGGTTGGAAGTGGGAGATGGTAATAATAAAAGCTTTCACAGAGCTGCAAAGGTTAGGGAGATTCGGAATTCGATAAGAGAAATTAAGAGGGTAGATGGGTCGATTGCAGACACTCAAGAAGACATAAAGAAAGAAGCGGTAGATCACTTCTACAACTTCTTAAATCATGTTCCTCTGGATTATAAAGAAGCCAGCGTGGAAGAGTTAAAGTCGATTCTCAATTATGAATGTTCTGATGAAGATAAAAGCATGTTAACGAGAACTGTGACAGCTGAAGAAGTGAAGAAGATTCTCTTTTCCATGGCTGCTGACAAATCTCCGAGACCAGATGGGTACACAAGCGAGTTTTTTAAAGCCGCTTGGAATATTGTAGGAGGGGATTTCATTAAGGCAATCCAAGCTTTCTTTGATAAAGGGTTCTTACCAAAAGGTATTAATTCTACCATTATGGCCCTCATCCCAAAGAATAATGATGCTGCAACTATGAAGGATTATCGCCCCATCTCTTGCTGCAATGTGATTTATAAGGTAATATCCAAACTGCTGGAAAACCGTATGAAAGGTATGCTCCCTCTTTTCATATCTTTGAACCAATCTGCGTTCGTAAAAGACAGATTACTCATAGAGAATGTTCTCTTAGCCTCAGAACTAGTGAAAAGCTATCATAAAGACTCGGTGATAGAGAGATGTGCAGTGAAGATAGATGTGTCTAAGGCATTTGATTCTGTACAATGGTCTTTCTTGTTGTCAGTGCTAACAGCTTTAAACTTCCCTGAGAGGTTCATTGTTTGGATTAAGAAGTGCATTGAGATGGCTTCTTTCTCAATTCAGATCAATGGGGAACTTGCTGGTTACTTCAATAGCAAGAGAGGACTGCGTCAAGGTTGCTCCCTTTCTCCTTATATGTTC AAGAGAATCGGGTTTCATCCTTATTGTAAGGAGTTAAGTTTGACACATATGTTT CTTAATATCAGTTTGGAGAAGTCTACACTCTATCTGGCTGGGGTTAAAGTTGAGGACAGTGAGGCT CTTGGGCTTCCTCTCCTTACCAAAAGAATGAATGTCCAAGATTACAGTCCGCTAATCTCTCGAGTAAGGAACAAGATCTCTTCCTGGACGGTGAGGCACCTTTCATTTGCTGGAAGACTTCAACTTATTGGGTCTGTTCTTTATAGCATCACTAACTTCTGGATGTCGGCATTCAGACTGCCAAGTAAGTGTATACAAGAGATCAACAGCATATGCTCCGCTTTCCTCTGGTCAGGGCCGATTCTTTCTATGCAAAAAGCCAAGATAGCTTGGGTAGATGTTTGTAAACCGAAGAATGAAGGAGGCCTAGGATTAAAGAATCTGTCTGATGCTAATAGAGTGACGTGTTTAAAGCTCACATGGAGAATTCTATCAGCCAGATCATCATTATGGGTGCAATGGATTTGGAAATATCTTATACGGAAAGGTTCGTATTGGAGTGTAAATGAGAATAGTGCTCTAGGGTCTTGGATGTGGAAGAAATTGTTGAAACTAAGGCCTTTAGCTATGCAACTGTCGAGAAAGGATGTCAACAGCGGTGCTAGTACCTCTTTCTGGTTCGATAGATGGTCGCCGCTGGGGAATCTTATTGATCTAACAGAAGGAAGAGGAACAGTGGAGCTTGGTATTCCTCTAAACAGTACGGTGGAAAGGGCTATTCAGTTGTATCGGGTTAAAAGACATAGAGTCTCCACTCTCCAGCTGATAGATCAGAAAGTGGTGAAGCTAAGAAACAGAGGGCTTAGTCAAATGGAGGATATATGTTTATGCAAGAGAGAGAATGGAGAGTAA
- the LOC106393474 gene encoding 21 kDa seed protein-like — MIFFLLVAIVAGENEAVLDYLGLPLKARYNYHAVVHTIPKGGAFISQYGKLTRKGMKCPQNVLMLFGEDDISKRNQIQFVLSSSSSDVVRVSTELNIRFVHPLCNVSGYWRVANSSSPLKEVVMTGSKSSNDSTFTIQKSGDGFYKFAFGSADKPMSIGLQPIHVSAKLILSKDIDFSVSFHHVF, encoded by the coding sequence ATGATATTTTTCTTGCTCGTTGCAATAGTTGCAGGTGAGAACGAAGCTGTGCTTGATTATCTGGGGTTACCTCTCAAGGCCAGATATAATTATCACGCCGTTGTCCATACTATTCCGAAAGGAGGAGCATTCATTAGCCAGTACGGAAAGTTGACAAGGAAAGGCATGAAATGCCCTCAGAATGTGTTAATGCTGTTTGGGGAAGATGATATTTCCAAACGCAACCAAATTCAATTtgtattatcatcatcatcatcagatgtGGTACGTGTATCAACAGAGCTTAACATCAGGTTCGTGCATCCTTTATGCAATGTGTCCGGGTACTGGAGAGTCGCAAATAGCTCATCGCCACTCAAAGAAGTAGTCATGACTGGATCCAAGTCAAGCAATGACAGTACCTTCACCATCCAGAAATCTGGAGACGGATTTTACAAGTTTGCTTTCGGAAGTGCTGACAAACCTATGTCTATCGGTTTACAGCCTATTCATGTTTCAGCGAAATTGATATTGTCGAAAGACATTGACTTTAGCGTTTCCTTCCACCATGTGTTTTAA